A single window of Enterobacteriaceae bacterium ESL0689 DNA harbors:
- the degP gene encoding serine endoprotease DegP — protein sequence MKKTTLAMSALALSLGLALSPLSASAAETSSSSVQQMPSLAPMLEKVMPSVVSINVEGSATVNTQRVPRNLQPFFGDNSPFCQQDSPFQDSPFCQGGGNPGGNAKQRKFVAQGSGVIIDAGKGYVVTNNHVVDNATTIKVLLNDGRKFDAKVVGKDPRSDIALIQIQNPKNLTAVMLADSDTLRVGDYAVAIGNPFGLGETVTSGIVSALGRSGLNAENYENFIQTDAAINRGNSGGALVNLNGELIGINTAILAPDGGNIGIGFAIPSNMVKNLAEQMVKYGQVKRGELGIMGTELNSELAKAMKVDTQRGAFVSQVLPGSTAMKAGIQAGDVIVSLNGKAINSFAALRAQIGTMPIGSKIDLGLIRNGKTVNVTLELQQSSQNQVDSSTLFNGIEGAEMSNKGQDKGVIVNNVKPGTPAAQIGLKKGDLIVGVNQQAVKNIADLRKIFETKPSVLALNIQRGDSTIYLLMQ from the coding sequence ATGAAAAAAACCACGTTAGCAATGAGCGCTCTGGCGCTAAGTTTAGGCCTGGCGTTATCCCCGCTCTCGGCGAGCGCGGCAGAAACATCCTCTTCTTCTGTGCAGCAAATGCCAAGCCTGGCACCGATGCTGGAAAAAGTGATGCCGTCAGTCGTCAGCATCAATGTTGAGGGGAGTGCTACGGTTAATACACAACGTGTCCCGCGTAACTTACAGCCATTTTTTGGTGATAACTCGCCCTTCTGTCAGCAGGACTCCCCATTCCAGGACTCACCGTTCTGCCAGGGCGGTGGTAATCCGGGCGGCAATGCGAAACAGCGGAAATTTGTTGCCCAGGGTTCCGGGGTGATTATTGATGCCGGGAAAGGTTATGTTGTGACCAATAACCACGTTGTTGATAATGCGACGACAATAAAAGTCCTGCTCAACGATGGGCGTAAATTTGACGCCAAAGTGGTGGGCAAAGATCCGCGCTCTGATATTGCGCTGATTCAGATCCAGAACCCGAAGAACCTGACAGCGGTGATGCTGGCAGATTCTGACACCCTGCGGGTGGGCGATTATGCCGTTGCCATCGGTAACCCTTTTGGACTCGGTGAAACGGTCACTTCAGGGATTGTCTCCGCGCTGGGTCGTAGCGGCCTTAACGCCGAAAACTATGAAAACTTTATCCAGACCGATGCGGCGATTAACCGCGGTAACTCAGGGGGAGCACTGGTCAATCTCAACGGTGAACTGATTGGTATTAATACCGCGATCCTCGCGCCGGATGGCGGCAATATCGGTATCGGTTTTGCCATTCCAAGTAATATGGTGAAAAACCTCGCAGAACAGATGGTGAAATATGGCCAGGTGAAACGTGGCGAGCTGGGAATTATGGGAACCGAGCTCAATTCCGAACTGGCGAAAGCCATGAAAGTGGATACCCAGCGTGGGGCGTTTGTCAGTCAGGTACTCCCCGGTTCGACAGCGATGAAAGCGGGCATTCAGGCCGGTGATGTGATCGTTTCCCTCAATGGTAAAGCGATTAATAGCTTTGCTGCACTACGTGCCCAGATTGGTACAATGCCGATTGGCAGTAAAATTGACCTCGGATTGATACGTAACGGTAAAACAGTCAACGTCACCCTGGAATTGCAGCAAAGTAGCCAGAATCAAGTGGACTCCAGCACTCTCTTCAATGGCATTGAAGGGGCAGAGATGAGCAATAAAGGCCAGGATAAAGGGGTGATCGTGAATAACGTGAAGCCCGGTACCCCCGCAGCACAAATTGGCCTGAAGAAAGGCGATCTGATCGTCGGCGTGAACCAGCAAGCGGTAAAAAATATCGCTGATTTGCGCAAGATTTTTGAAACCAAGCCATCGGTGCTGGCGTTGAATATTCAGCGTGGTGATAGCACGATCTATCTGCTGATGCAGTGA